Proteins encoded within one genomic window of Etheostoma cragini isolate CJK2018 chromosome 21, CSU_Ecrag_1.0, whole genome shotgun sequence:
- the metrn gene encoding meteorin — MPALVVWINAIWILSFAGFDAASSSYSEDQCSWRGSGLSQQQGSVEQISLHCSEGTLDWLYPKGALRLTLSPRLPSVAVGPGGSSSGLITACVKPSEQFHGAQLYLERDGVLELLVGDRLESSPPPRVRCFSRLPGERVALFLQATPHQDISRRIASFRYELRGDWTARLSLDSNPISSEEACRPCNNTEILMAVCTSDFVVRGNIRSVVEDDNLRAAVIKVSATRVFRQKYALFTGNSRLTSRGEVRTLLQCGVKPGPGSFLFTGRVHFGEAWLGCAPRYKDFQRAYTIAKAAQQIPCELPVD, encoded by the exons ATGCCTGCTTTGGTGGTTTGGATTAACGCAATTTGGATTTTATCTTTTGCCGGTTTTGACGCGGCTTCTTCAAGCTATTCTGAAGACCAGTGCAGCTGGAGAGGCAG TGGTTTGTCCCAGCAGCAGGGCAGTGTGGAGCAGATCTCCCTCCACTGCTCCGAGGGCACACTGGACTGGCTGTATCCCAAAGGGGCCCTTCGCCTCACCCTCTCACCCCGCCTGCCCTCTGTGGCGGTGGGGCCCGGTGGCAGCAGCTCAGGCCTCATCACGGCCTGCGTCAAGCCCTCTGAGCAGTTCCACGGGGCCCAGCTGTACCTGGAGAGAGATGGGGTCCTGGAGCTCCTGGTAGGGGACCGCCTGGAGTCCTCTCCCCCGCCGAGGGTTCGCTGCTTCAGCCGCCTGCCCGGGGAGAGGGTTGCTCTCTTCCTGCAAGCTACACCCCATCAGGACATCAGCAGAAGGATCGCCTCCTTTCGCTATGAGCTGAGAGGGGACTGGACCGCGCGCCTGTCGCTGGACTCCAACCCCATCAGCAGTGAAG AGGCCTGCAGACCCTGCAACAACACTGAGATCCTGATGGCCGTTTGCACCAGTGACTTTG TTGTGCGAGGAAACATCcgatcagtggtggaagacgATAACCTGCGGGCAGCGGTGATTAAGGTCAGCGCCACCCGGGTGTTTCGTCAGAAGTACGCCCTGTTCACCGGCAACAGTCGCCTGACCAGCCGGGGTGAGGTTAGGACTCTGCTGCAGTGTGGCGTCAAACCGGGGCCCGGCAGCTTTCTCTTCACCGGTCGGGTCCACTTTGGAGAGGCCTGGTTGGGCTGTGCTCCCCGTTACAAGGACTTCCAGCGGGCTTACACTATAGCCAAAGCGGCCCAGCAGATACCCTGTGAACTGCCTGTAGACTGA
- the stub1 gene encoding E3 ubiquitin-protein ligase CHIP, translating to MAGSPEKSSTAQELKEQGNRLFLCRKYQEAATCYSKAINRNPSVAVYYTNRALCHVKLQQHDKALADCKHALELDSQSVKAHFFLGQCHLELENYDEAIGNLQKAFNLAKEQRLNFGDDIPSALRIAKKKRWNSIEDKRINQENELHAYLTKLILAEKERELEEYKEKQDDNQNGGDAAKISSKHDKFLMDMDELFSQVDEKRKKREIPDYLCGKISFELMREPCITPSGITYDRKDIEEHLQRVGHFDPVTRSPLTQDQLIPNLAMKEVIDAFIQENGWVEDY from the exons ATGGCCGGCAGCCCAGAGAAGAGTTCCACCGCGCAGGAGCTGAAGGAGCAGGGGAACCGACTGTTCCTCTGCCGCAAGTACCAGGAGGCTGCCACATGTTACAGTAAAGCCATT AACCGTAATCCATCGGTGGCAGTGTACTACACCAACAGGGCTCTCTGCCATGTGAAGCTGCAGCAGCATGACAAGGCTCTGGCAGATTGTAAGCATGCGCTTGAGCTGGACAGCCAGTCAGTCAAGGCCCACTTCTTCCTGGGCCAGTGTCACCTGGAGCTGGAGAACTATGATGAGGCCATCGGCAACCTGCAAAAAG CTTTTAATCTGGCCAAAGAACAGAGGCTGAACTTTGGAGATGACATCCCTAGTGCCTTGCGCATTGCAAAAAAGAAACGTTGGAATAGCATTGAGGACAAGCGCATCAACCAGGAGAACGAGTTGCATGCCTATCTGACTAAACTCATACTTGCTGAGAAGGAAAG AGAACTTGAAGAATACAAAGAGAAACAGGACGACAATCAAAATGGAGGCGACGCTGCCAAGATTTCATCAAAACAT GACAAGTTTCTCATGGACATGGATGAGCTCTTTTCTCAAGTggatgagaaaagaaaa AAGCGGGAGATCCCAGATTACTTGTGTGGGAAGATCAGTTTTGAGCTGATGAGGGAGCCCTGCATCACACCCAGTGGGATCACCTATGATCGCAAGGACATTGAAGAGCACCTACAG CGAGTGGGTCATTTTGACCCAGTCACAAGGAGTCCCCTGACCCAGGACCAGCTGATCCCCAACCTGGCTATGAAGGAAGTGATTGATGCCTTTATCCAGGAGAACGGCTGGGTGGAGGACTACTAA
- the crp1 gene encoding pentraxin fusion protein: MSVNTVRFVVGLLGVFGWSLTLSSATQVGLSDKVLVFPYETDFSFVALIPQKEMGLRAFTLCMRVATELPEERQIILFAYRTTDYDELNVWREQDGRISFYMSGDGTFFHLPPLTTFRTSLCLTWESRTGLTAFWVEGKRSTYQVYKPGHSIRPKGTVLLGQDPDKHLGGLEAMQSFVGEITDLNMWDFVLSRSMIQAWHYGHKVPKGNIFDWGNMEYELNGNVMVVDDD; this comes from the exons ATG agtGTCAACACTGTAAGGTTTGTTGTGGGTCTACTTGGTGTCTTTGGATGGTCTCTGACACTCTCATCAGCCACCCAAG TGGGTCTGAGCGACAAAGTCCTGGTGTTTCCTTATGAGACAGACTTTAGCTTTGTGGCCCTGATCCCGCAGAAGGAGATGGGGCTGAGGGCCTTCACTCTCTGCATGCGGGTGGCCACTGAGCTGCCGGAAGAACGTCAGATCATCCTGTTCGCCTACCGCACAACCGACTATGACGAGCTCAACGTGTGGCGTGAGCAGGACGGGCGCATCTCCTTTTACATGAGCGGTGACGGCACCTTCTTCCACCTGCCGCCCCTTACCACCTTCCGCACCAGCCTCTGCCTGACCTGGGAGTCTCGCACAGGCCTCACTGCTTTCTGGGTGGAAGGGAAACGCAGCACCTATCAGGTCTACAAACCTGGGCACAGCATCCGTCCAAAAGGCACCGTCCTCCTGGGCCAGGACCCAGACAAACACCTGGGAGGTTTAGAGGCCATGCAGAGCTTTGTAGGGGAAATAACAGACCTGAATATGTGGGACTTTGTGCTCTCCAGGAGCATGATCCAGGCCTGGCACTATGGACACAAGGTCCCCAAGGGTAACATCTTTGACTGGGGCAATATGGAGTATGAGCTGAATGGTAACGTGATGGTGGTGGATGATGACTGA